A single region of the Deltaproteobacteria bacterium genome encodes:
- a CDS encoding helix-turn-helix domain-containing protein has product MPWEKLNLEELAEKLGIDYSEVRAKHDLVRKIKAARKKHSLTQEDLAKMLGKSQSWIAKVESGLGTKNISFETLLKILSMLGYDYKIVTKKVSNPEKVAA; this is encoded by the coding sequence AATTAAACCTAGAAGAACTAGCAGAGAAGCTGGGAATTGACTATTCTGAGGTTAGAGCGAAGCACGATTTAGTCAGGAAAATTAAGGCAGCACGAAAGAAGCATAGTTTGACCCAAGAAGACCTAGCGAAAATGCTTGGCAAATCCCAGTCATGGATTGCCAAGGTGGAAAGTGGCTTAGGAACAAAAAATATTTCTTTTGAGACTCTTTTAAAAATCCTTTCTATGTTGGGATATGACTATAAGATTGTCACAAAAAAAGTCTCAAACCCCGAAAAGGTAGCTGCCTAG